CTGAAAGGGGCCCAGAATTGAAGATCAGCCTCGATCACCTTCCCGAAAGCAAGCAGCGCAATGTGGCGCGCATCGTCGAGATCATCCACGAGGAGTTCGATGACGCGCTTAAGGAAGCCAAGTCGGAGGCTAAGCGCCGCGGGCGCATTCTAAAGATCATCCTGTTTGGATCGTATGCCAAGGGCACCTGGGTCGATGAGCCCCACACTATGAAGGGGTATCGCTCGGATTTCGACATTTTAGTGATCGTGAACGAGAGCCGTTTTGCGGGATTTGAATACTGGGATCGGGCCACAGACCGGCTAAATCGCGAGCCCACGATCGGCGTGCCGATAGGCCTGATCGTGCACTCGGGTCGCGAAGTGAACAATGCCCTGCGCAATGCGCAGTACTTTTTCACGGACATCCGCAAAGAAGGCATCCTGCTCTATGAGATGGATAATCGGGAACTCGCTGAGCCCGGTATTCTTACACCGCAACAGGCATTGGATGTTGCTCGCGAGCAATACACTCAACGTTTTGAAGCCGCGCTCAATTTTCTAAAACTAGCGAAATATTCGATGGCGGATGGCATGCTTAACCCAGCGGCCTTTCTACTTCATCAATCGCTCGAACAAGCCTACTCCGCCGTGCTGTTGGTGCTGACGAATTACAGTCCTCCATCACATAACCTGAAATTCCTGCGCATGCTCGCCGAGGATCGTGACCGTCGCCTCATTGAGGCCTGGCCACGCGACCAGCACCGCCATAATGCCTGGTTCAACGTTCTCAATGAAGCCTACGTCAAAGCCCGCTATTCCAAGCACTATGAGATCAGCGAAGATGCGCTGAAATGGCTCATGGATCGGACCGAGCACCTGCACGCGCTTGTCCGGACAGTGTGCGAGGAACGCTTGAAAAGCTTGGAGCAAGTGGCCTTAGCTGACGCCAGGTTGTAAAAGTCGCCGAAGCTGGTTTAGGTGGCGGCCTCATAAGGCAGCTCAAGAAGAAAAGGCGCTCCGATTTGGAGCGCCTTAGTTTCTTCCCGGGAGGAGATAGCCCAAACTGCACCGCAGAGTTTAAGGCATCATTAAGGACGCTGAGGTGCCCCATTTTGATCTTGACCTAGAGGCCGCGGATCATCCTGACCAGGAGGTTGCGCGTGCGGTGAACGACCGAGCAGCCTGTTGCTCTGCTGAATTCATCGCGAAGCGGCTGTTCCGCCTTGGTCGCTCTGATGGCCGGGGCAGGGTGGTTTGCACGCTGGCCACTCCGGCCCTCGCTTGGAAACGGACGTTTGCGGATACGAGTTCTGCTTGAGGCTATTGATCCCTAAGCACATCGTGCATGTCGCCACTCAGCCGGTCCAACGCGCCACGACAAAATCGTCGCCGGCCCGGAAGATGGCAATGTAGGCTCATCCAAAAAACCTGGGGGCCGGAGCTCCTGCCGCCTTCGCGGCTACCTGTTCAGGCGAGCAAATGACTCGGCGTACCGGCCTTCGCGCTCGGCGAAGCGTTGGAAATGCACGCGCTCAACGAGGATTTCATCCTCATCACCTCGCCGTTCGAGCAGGGCCATGGTTTGGGAAATGTAGTCGGCGAGAGGCATGGCATTGGGATCGCTGGCCTGCTGCGATCCGGTCAACTCGGTCTGAACATAGGGGGGCACCAATTCGATGACCTGCACCGAAGTGCCACGCAACTGCACGCGTAGCGTCTGGCTGTAGGAGTGAATGGCTGCCTTGGTAGCGCAATAAGCCGGAAAGTCCCCTCGTGGCAGGAAAGCCAGCCCCGATGAAACCGTCAAAACGGCAGCATCCGGACGCGACATCAAGTGAGGGAGCAAAGCGGTTGTAAGCCGGATCGGCCCAAGCAGATTGGTTGTGATCGTCGCTTCTGCGGTGACCGTGGAGCCGTCTTGGATGGATTCCGCGCGCATGATGCCGGCGTTGTTGATCAGAATGTTGAGGGCGGGAAAGTCTTGCACCACCTGACGCGAAAAGGCGCTGATTGCCGCCGGATCGTCGACGTCGAGTTGGTAGCTGTGGATGCCGGGATTGGCGCTTTCGACAGCCTCGAGCTTGTCCCGGCTGCGCCCTGTGACGATGACCTCATTGCCTCTTTCAAGGAATGCTTCTGCAAGGGCGCGGCCGATCCCGCTGCCGCCGCCGGTGATGAGTATCGTATTGCCCGTGATGTTCATGTCGATCTCCTTTGGGTATCCGTGCGGCGTAGAGATAGCGCCGCGGAGCTTCCCCCGCCTGCCACTTCCTCGAAAGAACCTGCCTATTTCTCCAGACCTGTAGCCGCGCTATTGCTGAATTGGCTGCCGAAGCGCTATTCCAGTGCCTGTTTCTACGGAGGATCGGGTGATGCTCGACGATCTCGCCCGCAAGGTGCTGGCCTATGCCGATGCCCGTGGCCTCGGCGACGAGCCCAGCAAGACGAACGTTCCAGGTTTGAACGTGTCGCGCCAAAGGAGCGCTACCGAACTGGCGCCGGTCCTATACGAGCCCATCTTCTGCCTGGTCCTGCAGGGCGCCAAACAGGCCCTGCAGGGACAGCGAGTGGTCGACTTTCCAAAGGGGCATTCAATCATCGTCGGCATCGATCTTCCAACAGGTGCCCGCGTCGTCGAGGCGTCCCCAACGCAGCCCTATGTGGCTTTGGCACTCAAGCTCGACATGGCCCTTATTCGGGAACTATCCGGCGAACCGCGGAGCGGCGGAGCTGGCGACAGCGACGTTGTGGCGATAATGGCGGCGGAGGCCGACGAAGCGATCGTCGAGGCGATGGGACGGCTTTTTGCGCTTGTCGACAAGCCGGCGGCTTTGCCAGTTTTGCACCCGCTAGTCATGCGCGAAATCCACTACTGGCTGCTTTGCGCTAGTCATGGCGCGCTGCTCCGCGCCCTGGCGCAGGCTGATAGCCATGCGTCAAGGATCGCGCAGGCCGTTGGTGCCATTCGTGAGGGTTTTGAGCAGCCCATTGTAGTCGCTAACCTTGCTAGTGCCGTCGGGATGAGCGTCTCGGCCTTCCACTTGCACTTCAAGGCCATCACCGGGACTACGCCGCTGCAATATCAGAAGCGCCTGCGACTGATCGAGGCGAGGCGCCTCATGCAGGCCGAACGCCAGTCGGTCTCCACGGCTGCATTCAGCGTTGGCTACGAGAGCCCGACCCAATTCTCGCGGGAGTATACGCGCATGTTTGGGATCCCACCGGTCCGGCATGCGCGGGGAACATGGCATTCCTCAATGGGAATCAGCGGTACCTAAAGCGGTCCCCGAGCGAAGGTGCTTACCTGCAGTCTCTAAAATGGATAGTGCCTAGCACCGCGAGGGAGCCGACCTCAGCCGACTAAGGAGGCTTTTGGTCGATCACGCGGCGGCTTTACGTGCAAAATCCACGCCCGCACAGACGGTCAAGGACGAGACAACTCGAGGACTATCCCTGTGCCGGCTATTGCGGGCCGCCTCAGTCCTCCAAAACTCAGGAAACCAGCAAAGATGAAGAGCCATCCATAGCCATCTTGATGGCTGGACGCTTCGAGCCGATATTGGTGACAGAAGGAGACCGACATGGCTGCACCACAACTCTCTGTCCGAAGCTCCAAAGCGCGTGATCTCGCTCATCGGCTGGCCCGACGTGAAAATCGCTCGATTGCCGATATTGTCGAGCGGGCGCTCGAATCCTATGAGGTGCGCGAAGCAGGTCGCGAGCCGGCATCGGCGTTCTATATGCGACTGGCGGCTCAATCCGGCACAGACATCGATCTCGAAGCCGTCATTCGCGAACATCGTCGTCCTCATCGGGGCGTCGATCTTTGATTTTTCTAGATACCAATGTGATCTCCGAGACGCTGAAAAAAGCGCCCAACGAAGCGGTGCTCGCTTGGCTCGTCCGGCACGATGCGGAGATGGCCCTGCCGACCGTGACGATCGCCGAAATTGCCTTTGGCATCGGGAAAATCCGGCCTGATCAGCGCGCTGAACGTCTGGAGTAGGGACTGTCCGATTGGCGACGTCGTTTTGCTGACCGGATTTTGGGCTAACTGAGGAAGCGGCCTAGCCTATGGGGAAATCATGGGGACTGCTGTTCGCCAGGGGCGCGGAATGTCTGCTCCCGATGGTATGATAGCGGCAATCGCGCGTGTAAACGGCGGGCGCCTGGCCACTCGCAATCTAACAGACTTCGCGACAGCAGGGCTTGATCTGATATCTCCTTGGGATTTCTGACGTCGCTGGATGCGAGGTGGTCGCCGTATCACCTCACTGCCGAAAAGCCGACTTCGTCGACGGCAGGGGCTGAATAGAAGAAGCCTCGAACTCTCGGTGTTAAAGCGCAGGACGATGGAATGGTCATGGAGCAATATCCAGGCGAATGAAACATCCGCTGAAACAGTGGCGGTTTCGAAACAGCAGTGGAACAACGACGCATAGCTGTTTCGAAATGTGGCTCTGACGCGAGTGAGCATTGATCGCCCACCGCCGTTCCTACATCATTGCTGGTCTGGTTGAAGAACTGCTAGTGGCCGTGAGCCACGTGAAAACGAACGCCTCCCGCCCATAGCGAGTAGCATTGCTCCACGGGCATTCCTTCGGCGTCGAAAGTGGTGCCGGTGATCCTAGCTGCAATTGGTGCTGCTGAGCGAGACACCCCCATCGTTGCTGTGGCACACGACCTACAGATTTGGACGGCGCCGCTGTCCGAGCTTGAGACCGACGTCCGGCCGACACGATCGTCACTCCCACGCAATCCCTGTTCTCGACACGGGTGCTTCCACGGCCTTCGAAGATCCGATGGTCACTCGTAAGCGAGAAATTGTTCGATCAGCCCTACTTTGCTTCGCACGGTCTAACTTGAGGATCCCACCGGTCCGGCATGCCGTGGAACGTGGCACTCTTCATTGGGCATCAGCGGCACCTAAAGCGGCCCCCCGAGCGAAGATGCTTACCTGCAGCCTTTAAAAATGGACAGCACCGAGCACCGCGAGGGAGCCGACCTCGGCCGACTCGTCTCGCAGCTGATAGTATTAGCCTTGCCTACGCAGTCGGGATCGTACCGCCATCGATCACGTGCTCCGTGCCTGTGATTGATGCTGCGCGATCTGAGGCGAGGAAAGCGATCAGACTGGCAACTTCGTCTGCCTCGACTGGCCGGCCAAGGGGAATGCCGCCCAGCGAGTCCATGATCAGCTTGACGCCCCCGGCATAGTCCGTACCCGCCTCCTTGGCGAGACGGGTAGCCAGATCATTTGACGCTTCGCCTGCGATCCAGCCTGGCGAAACGCGCACCACACGCACGCCCTTGGGCGAAACCTCCTTGGACAGGCTTTTACTATAGGTCGACAGCGCCGCTTTAGCTGCGGCATAGGCGGTCGTGGCATCTGCCAAAGGCAGGCGGTTCTGGATTGAGGTCACGTGAATAACTACACCGCTGCCCTGGGCAATCATACCTGGCAATAGCGCGCGATCCAATCGGACGGCTGGGTACAGGTTGAGATCAAACTCCTTGCGCCATTGCATGTCGTTTAGGGCGGCGAACCCGCCAGCAGGTGAAGACGAGCCTCCCAGCATGTTGATGATGATATCAACGCCGCCCAGCCGCTGGTGAACGGCTTCGACAACCGTCTGGCATCCCGCCGCGGTGGCCAGGTCGGCCGCCACAAATAGCTCTGCGGGCAAGACATCGGGCTTGGTCCGTGCCGCGGTCAGGATGCGCGCTCCGAGCTCCCGGAACAGGGCAACGGTCGCTGCGCCCGCGCCGCGCGTGCCTGATGTGACGAGCACGCGCTTTCCGTCCAGATTGAGGAAATTTTCCATCAGTGGATCTCCAGGGAGGTGATCCAGTCGCCGGCCAGCGTGAACGTATAGTCGAGCATCGCTGGACTATTGGGAAAATCTCCGCTGACCCTGCTGCGTACGACGACCCTGTCACCATCGATCGTCTGGTCAACCGGTTCAGAGACAAGATTGGCGTATTTGGCTTTGGACGCGAGCAGCCATGATAGAATTTCCGCGTGGCCCTTGTGCTTGGCGCCTTCGTCGAAAACTACGGCGTCAGGCGCGAAACTGGCAATGAGAGCATCATTGTCGGATCTGCGGTCGGCCTCGAAATAGGCGGCTATAGCTTGTGGAAGTTTCATTGCAATCATCCTTTGCGTTGGTGTGACACCAAGATGAGGATGGATCAGTGTGTCGATAAGTGGGATAAAGCGGCATGCTAAGATGAATGGATCGGGATAATGTTTCGTGCGAGCTTAACGGACCTGAACGCGGTGATCGCTGTTTCACGGCGGGGTTCATTCCGGGCTGCGGCTATTGAGCTGGGTCTGTCCAGCACCGCTTTCAGCCATACCATCGCCCGTCTCGAGGCCGAGCTTGGCGTTCGCCTGTTCAACCGGACCACCCGCAGCGTGTCGCTGACGGATGCCGGGCGCACGTTCGTTGAACGGGTCAGTCCGGCCCTTCAGGACATTGCGGGTGCGATGGCCGAGGTAGGGGCGCAGCGACAGACCCCTTCAGGCGTCTTGCGCATCAATGCGGCAGTCACAGCCGCGCGCGAAATTTTGTCGCCGCTCGTTCTCGAATTCCTGCGACGTTTTCCGGATGTGGAGGTTGACTTGGTTACGGAGGGGCGTCTGGTAGACATCGTCGCTGAAGGATTTGACCTGGGGATACGGGTGGAAAATCTGGTGCCGAACGACATGATAGCCGTCTCACTGGGCCGCCCGCAGCGCTTTGCCGTGGTAGGATCGCCGGCCTATTTCGCGCGGTACTCCATACCTCAAACGCCGGCCGACCTGCTGGGGCATCGCTGCGTTAGAGTTCGTCTGCCCAATGGCGCGCTCTATCGTTGGCAATTTGAGAAACAAGGCGAAAGCGTACAAATCGACGTCCGAGGACCGATCACCTTGGACGAAGGAACTCTGTCACGACAAACGGCGCTCGAAGGGGTTGGTCTTATCTTTATCCATGAACATGCTGTGCTTGAGGATATAGAGGCCGGCAGACTGATCCGGGTTTTGCAGGATTGGACTCCATCTCTCCCGAAGCTTGCCATCTACTATCCCGGCCGTCGCAACCTCTCCGCCGGGATGCGCGCATTTATCTCGCTGGCCAAGGAGTTGGCGACCAAGCGATCAGAGCGTGCAGATGCCCTCGCGTGACAGATCGCAACCGATGGATATGTTGTCTGGTACCACTTAGGTCCGGTCCTATACCTCAATTCACATGTTATCACCCGCAAGTGCTTACGCTAATCATTGCTGGCAGCACTCAGAAGGTATCAACCCCCTCTGAGATCGCGCAGCAGATGGGCTGCTCGCGAATACAGGCTTACCGTCTTCTCGCCGAAGGTGGTGATCGCTTCTGGGCATGTATGTGCAGATATCCCAAGCCGTTTCCATGAACGGTGAGCCTCACCAAAATCAGGCGTGGCGCAAATGCCACAATTTTAGGCGAGAATGTGGCGACTGGGTAGAAAACATGGAGTTCTCAGTAATTTAGGGATACAGGTCTCGCATTACCTGTTGGGGGAATCATGAAGAATATTGCTCTTATTGCATTTGTCGGCGCGCTTTCGACGTCGACGGCTTTCGCTGCTGACCTTGGTGTCGTGGAGCAGGCTGCTCCGGCTGCTTATACTGCCGGTGCCTTCGACTGGTCCGGCTTCTATGCTGGTGCGAACCTTGGTTATGGTTGGGCCGAGCTTGAGCAGGGCGGTTTCACATTCGACGACATTGATGGCGCTCTTGGCGGCGTTCAGGTCGGCTACAATTACGACTTCGGCGGTTTCGTCCTCAGTCTCGAAGGCGACGTTCAGATTTCCGACGTTAAGTATTCGGAAGACCTGGGTGGGGCGACCGGCGAAATCGGCATTGACTACTTCGGTACTGTCCGTGCTCGCGCCGGT
This DNA window, taken from Devosia neptuniae, encodes the following:
- a CDS encoding type II toxin-antitoxin system VapB family antitoxin, producing the protein MAAPQLSVRSSKARDLAHRLARRENRSIADIVERALESYEVREAGREPASAFYMRLAAQSGTDIDLEAVIREHRRPHRGVDL
- a CDS encoding outer membrane protein — its product is MKNIALIAFVGALSTSTAFAADLGVVEQAAPAAYTAGAFDWSGFYAGANLGYGWAELEQGGFTFDDIDGALGGVQVGYNYDFGGFVLSLEGDVQISDVKYSEDLGGATGEIGIDYFGTVRARAGLAVDRFMPYVTGGVAWARGSVSVSGPGFSDEVTDNFVGWTVGGGVEYAVTDNITVKGEYLYVDFGAADFDTGVDINLTSHVVRAGVNFKF
- a CDS encoding SDR family oxidoreductase, whose product is MENFLNLDGKRVLVTSGTRGAGAATVALFRELGARILTAARTKPDVLPAELFVAADLATAAGCQTVVEAVHQRLGGVDIIINMLGGSSSPAGGFAALNDMQWRKEFDLNLYPAVRLDRALLPGMIAQGSGVVIHVTSIQNRLPLADATTAYAAAKAALSTYSKSLSKEVSPKGVRVVRVSPGWIAGEASNDLATRLAKEAGTDYAGGVKLIMDSLGGIPLGRPVEADEVASLIAFLASDRAASITGTEHVIDGGTIPTA
- a CDS encoding nuclear transport factor 2 family protein; its protein translation is MKLPQAIAAYFEADRRSDNDALIASFAPDAVVFDEGAKHKGHAEILSWLLASKAKYANLVSEPVDQTIDGDRVVVRSRVSGDFPNSPAMLDYTFTLAGDWITSLEIH
- a CDS encoding nucleotidyltransferase and HEPN domain-containing protein, which codes for MKISLDHLPESKQRNVARIVEIIHEEFDDALKEAKSEAKRRGRILKIILFGSYAKGTWVDEPHTMKGYRSDFDILVIVNESRFAGFEYWDRATDRLNREPTIGVPIGLIVHSGREVNNALRNAQYFFTDIRKEGILLYEMDNRELAEPGILTPQQALDVAREQYTQRFEAALNFLKLAKYSMADGMLNPAAFLLHQSLEQAYSAVLLVLTNYSPPSHNLKFLRMLAEDRDRRLIEAWPRDQHRHNAWFNVLNEAYVKARYSKHYEISEDALKWLMDRTEHLHALVRTVCEERLKSLEQVALADARL
- a CDS encoding LysR family transcriptional regulator; translation: MFRASLTDLNAVIAVSRRGSFRAAAIELGLSSTAFSHTIARLEAELGVRLFNRTTRSVSLTDAGRTFVERVSPALQDIAGAMAEVGAQRQTPSGVLRINAAVTAAREILSPLVLEFLRRFPDVEVDLVTEGRLVDIVAEGFDLGIRVENLVPNDMIAVSLGRPQRFAVVGSPAYFARYSIPQTPADLLGHRCVRVRLPNGALYRWQFEKQGESVQIDVRGPITLDEGTLSRQTALEGVGLIFIHEHAVLEDIEAGRLIRVLQDWTPSLPKLAIYYPGRRNLSAGMRAFISLAKELATKRSERADALA
- a CDS encoding SDR family oxidoreductase, with translation MNITGNTILITGGGSGIGRALAEAFLERGNEVIVTGRSRDKLEAVESANPGIHSYQLDVDDPAAISAFSRQVVQDFPALNILINNAGIMRAESIQDGSTVTAEATITTNLLGPIRLTTALLPHLMSRPDAAVLTVSSGLAFLPRGDFPAYCATKAAIHSYSQTLRVQLRGTSVQVIELVPPYVQTELTGSQQASDPNAMPLADYISQTMALLERRGDEDEILVERVHFQRFAEREGRYAESFARLNR
- a CDS encoding AraC family transcriptional regulator; amino-acid sequence: MLDDLARKVLAYADARGLGDEPSKTNVPGLNVSRQRSATELAPVLYEPIFCLVLQGAKQALQGQRVVDFPKGHSIIVGIDLPTGARVVEASPTQPYVALALKLDMALIRELSGEPRSGGAGDSDVVAIMAAEADEAIVEAMGRLFALVDKPAALPVLHPLVMREIHYWLLCASHGALLRALAQADSHASRIAQAVGAIREGFEQPIVVANLASAVGMSVSAFHLHFKAITGTTPLQYQKRLRLIEARRLMQAERQSVSTAAFSVGYESPTQFSREYTRMFGIPPVRHARGTWHSSMGISGT